One Cicer arietinum cultivar CDC Frontier isolate Library 1 chromosome 8, Cicar.CDCFrontier_v2.0, whole genome shotgun sequence DNA segment encodes these proteins:
- the LOC101508440 gene encoding beta-amylase 1, chloroplastic produces MALSMTHQIGSLVGTPVPSETTSAETTSTVNAAAVWKSPAMNLRVKASRSDVIAEGLTPPVSPCRSPVLGGIRPDLTAACQAFTIESETAVEKEHKAGSRSVKGNGVPVYVMMPLDSVTMTNSVNRKKAVNAAMAALKSAGVEGVMMDVWWGLVEREKAGEYNWGGYVELMEMAKKHGLKVQAVMSFHQCGGNVGDSVTIPLPKWAVEEMNKDPDLAYTDQWGRRNYEYVSLGCDTLPVLKGRTPVQCYADFMRAFRDNFKHLLGDTIVEIQVGMGPAGELRYPSYPEQNGTWKFPGIGAFQCYDKYMLSSLQAAAEAANKHNWGSTGPTDAGHYNNWPEDTNFFRKEGGGWDSEYGEFFLTWYSQMLLNHGERILTSAKSIFDNTGVKISVKVAGIHWHYGTRSHAPELTAGYYNTRNRDGYLPIAQMLARHNAVFNFTCIEMRDHEQPQDALCAPEKLVKQVALATQKAKVHLAGENALPRYDEHAHEQILKASQLNVEGNSDDAEMCAFTYLRMNQELFQPDNWRKFVSFVKKMKEGKSANKCWEQVEREAEHFVHVTQPLVQEAVAMMH; encoded by the exons atggCATTAAGTATGACTCACCAGATCGGAAGCCTAGTCGGAACTCCAGTGCCGTCAGAAACAACATCGGCGGAAACAACATCAACGGTGAACGCGGCGGCGGTGTGGAAATCACCGGCGATGAATCTCCGCGTGAAGGCGAGTAGATCAGATGTTATCGCGGAAGGATTAACACCGCCGGTAAGTCCGTGTAGGTCGCCGGTGTTAGGTGGAATCCGGCCAGATCTAACAGCGGCGTGTCAAGCTTTTACGATTGAATCAGAAACGGCGGTGGAGAAGGAACATAAAGCGGGATCGAGATCCGTGAAAGGGAATGGAGTACCGGTGTACGTGATGATGCCGTTGGATAGCGTGACGATGACGAACAGTGTGAATAGGAAGAAAGCGGTGAATGCGGCTATGGCGGCGTTGAAGAGTGCTGGTGTGGAAGGTGTGATGATGGATGTGTGGTGGGGATTGGTTGAGAGAGAGAAAGCTGGTGAATATAATTGGGGAGGTTATGTAGAGCTTATGGAAATGGCGAAGAAGCATGGACTTAAAGTTCAGGCGGTTATGTCGTTTCATCAATGTGGTGGTAACGTCGGTGATTCTGTCAC TATTCCCTTGCCGAAATGGGCTGTGGAGGAGATGAATAAAGATCCTGATCTTGCCTACACTGATCAATGGGGAAGAAGAAACTATGAATATGTATCACTTGGATGTGATACTTTGCCAGTACTCAAGGGCAGAACTCCAGTTCAATGTTATGCTGATTTCATGCGTGCTTTTAGAGATAATTTCAAGCACCTTCTTGGTGATACCATTGTG GAAATTCAAGTTGGGATGGGACCAGCCGGCGAACTTCGCTATCCATCATACCCAGAGCAAAATGGCACATGGAAATTCCCAGGAATTGGTGCTTTCCAATGCTATGACAAG TATATGTTGAGTAGCCTACAAGCAGCAGCCGAAGCTGCGAATAAGCATAATTGGGGAAGCACAGGCCCTACTGATGCAGGCCACTACAATAATTGGCCAGAAGACACTAATTTTTTCCGCAAAGAAGGCGGCGGCTGGGACAGTGAGTACGGCGAATTTTTCCTCACATGGTACTCTCAGATGCTGTTGAACCATGGTGAGAGAATTCTCACATCAGCTAAATCAATCTTTGACAACACTGGTGTTAAGATATCAGTCAAAGTTGCTGGCATTCACTGGCATTATGGAACAAGGTCTCATGCTCCTGAGCTCACAGCAGGATACTACAACACCCGTAACCGTGATGGCTACCTTCCCATCGCTCAAATGTTGGCTCGTCACAATGCTGTTTTCAATTTCACATGTATCGAAATGCGTGATCACGAACAGCCCCAAGACGCACTTTGTGCCCCCGAGAAGCTTGTGAAACAAGTCGCTTTAGCTACCCAGAAAGCGAAAGTCCATCTCGCCGGTGAAAATGCATTGCCGCGGTATGATGAACATGCTCATGAACAGATTTTAAAGGCGTCTCAGTTGAATGTTGAAGGTAACTCAGACGATGCAGAGATGTGTGCATTCACATATCTTAGGATGAACCAAGAGTTGTTTCAACCTGATAATTGGAGAAagtttgtgtcatttgtgaagaagatgaaagAAGGGAAAAGTGCTAACAAATGTTGGGAACAAGTGGAGAGGGAAGCTGAACATTTTGTGCATGTTACACAGCCTCTTGTGCAAGAGGCTGTTGCAATGATGCACTAA